In Quercus lobata isolate SW786 chromosome 12, ValleyOak3.0 Primary Assembly, whole genome shotgun sequence, a genomic segment contains:
- the LOC115971714 gene encoding protein P21-like has product MRPLANLQLSIQFLLFTLFFISSHAAIFEIRNECPYTVWAAASPGGGRRLDRGQSWTLNVAAGTAMARIWGRTNCNFDGSGRGHCQTGDCGGVLECKGWGVPPNTLAEYALNQFGNKDFIDISLVDGFNIPMDFSPTSGGCRGIRCTADINGQCPNELKTPGGCNNPCTVFKTNEYCCTNGYGSCGPTNFSRFFKDRCRDAYSYPQDDPTSTFTCPGGTNYRVVFCPVGSPRFPLEMVGSMSDE; this is encoded by the coding sequence atgaggccCTTGGCCAATCTCCAGTTGTCCATACAATTCCTCCTCTTCACTCTTTTCTTCATTTCCTCTCATGCAGCCATCTTTGAAATCCGCAATGAGTGCCCTTACACTGTTTGGGCAGCAGCAAGCCCAGGTGGTGGTCGCCGCCTAGACCGCGGCCAAAGTTGGACCCTCAATGTGGCCGCTGGCACTGCCATGGCACGTATTTGGGGTAGGACAAATTGTAACTTTGATGGTAGCGGTCGTGGCCATTGCCAAACTGGGGATTGTGGTGGTGTCCTAGAGTGTAAAGGCTGGGGTGTCCCTCCTAACACCTTAGCTGAATATGCACTTAACCAATTTGGTAACAAGGATTTCATTGACATTTCCCTAGTTGATGGGTTCAATATTCCAATGGACTTCAGCCCAACTAGTGGTGGGTGTCGTGGAATTAGGTGCACAGCTGATATTAATGGACAGTGTCCCAATGAGTTGAAGACCCCAGGTGGGTGCAATAACCCGTGTACAGTTTTCAAGACCAATGAGTATTGTTGTACTAATGGGTATGGTAGCTGTGGACCCACCAATTTCTCAAGGTTCTTCAAGGATAGGTGCAGAGATGCTTATAGTTACCCTCAGGATGATCCTACAAGCACATTCACATGCCCTGGTGGGACTAATTATAGGGTTGTGTTTTGCCCAGTAGGGTCACCTCGTTTCCCCCTAGAGATGGTAGGAAGTATGAGTGACGAGTAA